In a single window of the Pyrococcus sp. NA2 genome:
- a CDS encoding sulfatase-like hydrolase/transferase — translation MEYPNVIFIVIDTLREDYSTSLKENLKKLGFVEYSCTIAPASWTVPSHASIFTGLYPALHKAHETKHKKGFGIRLKYDNTLSKILSSLGYNTYLFTANPYIRPSLGFGGFDYFYEMGGWSPRIPVLSYDDFVLLEKLKRKANNNTMQLVKTLLLKHPTLLMRGVVSKVLSPLNRVYEKVVAHFMGWPLDKGANRLIKLLKGCKFDKNSPNFIFINLLEVHEPYFLGDNVEEVRKNLLTRQLNTKYVIKWRQMYPKEVEYVSQKIVDILGILKEKGIFDNSLIIITSDHGQLLGEHGRIGHGTFLYDELLRVPLLIKYPKDSQIKVTKKAEEYVSLVSLKPFILNFIENKISDDSILYSKTVFAESYGIGGVTVNPKTEEEKRNVNELEKYRIAIYYKNFKGIFNITDWKFEEIISYNPEIEVTEDIVKHMKKEVVKFLKTVTVAKVPKIKI, via the coding sequence ATGGAGTACCCAAATGTCATATTCATCGTAATTGATACCCTAAGAGAAGACTATTCCACGTCCCTGAAGGAGAACCTCAAAAAACTCGGTTTTGTCGAGTATAGTTGTACTATAGCCCCTGCATCGTGGACAGTTCCAAGCCATGCGTCAATATTTACAGGACTATACCCAGCTCTACATAAGGCTCATGAAACAAAACACAAAAAAGGCTTTGGGATAAGACTAAAGTATGACAACACTTTAAGTAAAATTCTTTCAAGTCTTGGCTATAATACTTATCTGTTTACAGCAAATCCATATATAAGACCAAGTTTAGGGTTTGGAGGGTTTGACTACTTCTATGAGATGGGGGGATGGTCACCCAGAATTCCTGTATTATCATATGACGACTTCGTGCTCCTTGAAAAACTAAAGCGCAAAGCGAATAACAACACTATGCAATTAGTTAAAACTCTCTTGCTTAAACATCCTACCCTACTTATGAGAGGGGTTGTATCTAAGGTATTATCCCCCTTAAATCGCGTTTATGAAAAAGTAGTAGCTCACTTTATGGGGTGGCCATTAGACAAGGGAGCTAATCGTCTTATAAAACTTCTCAAAGGTTGTAAGTTCGACAAAAATTCTCCAAATTTCATTTTTATAAACCTATTAGAGGTACATGAGCCCTATTTTTTAGGAGACAATGTAGAGGAGGTTCGTAAAAACCTTTTAACAAGACAACTTAATACCAAGTATGTCATAAAATGGAGACAAATGTATCCAAAAGAAGTAGAATATGTTTCCCAAAAAATTGTTGATATACTTGGAATCCTCAAGGAAAAAGGAATTTTTGATAATTCCCTTATTATAATCACAAGTGACCACGGTCAATTATTGGGTGAACATGGAAGAATTGGACATGGGACGTTTCTATACGATGAGCTCCTAAGAGTCCCTTTACTAATTAAATATCCTAAAGACTCACAAATCAAAGTTACAAAAAAAGCTGAAGAATACGTCAGCCTAGTATCTCTAAAGCCATTCATCCTAAATTTCATTGAGAACAAGATAAGTGATGACAGCATATTATATTCAAAGACCGTATTCGCTGAATCGTATGGAATTGGTGGGGTAACAGTTAATCCAAAGACCGAAGAAGAAAAGAGGAATGTTAACGAGTTAGAAAAATACCGCATCGCAATCTATTACAAAAACTTCAAGGGAATCTTTAATATAACTGACTGGAAGTTTGAAGAGATAATCTCGTATAATCCCGAGATAGAGGTCACAGAAGACATCGTGAAACATATGAAGAAGGAAGTCGTGAAGTTCTTGAAAACCGTAACAGTAGCAAAAGTTCCAAAAATCAAAATCTAA
- a CDS encoding flippase, protein MSEASKALQKIAKGTGIVFAGTIISMFFGFLSRAVIARYFSTGEYGVFNLALTVLNIALVVATLGFQNALPREVAFYREREPSRVRDLISTALVIVAVNSLIWTAILFLEAGNISQVFKDERLVHALQIVVFALPFWALTTVIISISHGFGRVREQVYFQNIIYPTVFLVLVLIGVLLNSSFTYVFLAYVIAQGLTLLALTFSVWRIRLFQFRLSPNLNLGKMLVLFSIPLMFSGVLNFLMTWTDTLMLGYYKSSEIVGVYNAAAPLARLIPIFLASTSVLYVPIASRLYAQGKLKELGRTYQILTKWTFLLTLPLFSMMFLFPEAVIYFLFGEKYVSAASALQILALGFMFHTFLGLNGLSLVVIGQPKLNMIGDTFAVISNVVLNILLIPKYGIVGAAVATAVSYFVANVFRSFWLYQRTKIHPFSWNYVKPLIISFVLLGIIESLHLKVPNIWYAIPVLVVFLAVYFFLVLLSKSVDKEDVELFLAIEQKLGFDVKIIEKILRRFV, encoded by the coding sequence ATGAGTGAAGCAAGCAAAGCCCTACAGAAGATTGCTAAGGGAACAGGGATAGTTTTTGCCGGGACGATTATTTCAATGTTCTTCGGATTTTTGAGCAGGGCGGTGATAGCGAGGTACTTTTCCACTGGTGAGTATGGAGTATTTAATTTAGCTCTGACTGTTTTGAACATAGCTCTTGTGGTGGCTACACTTGGATTTCAGAATGCTCTTCCTAGAGAAGTTGCGTTTTATAGGGAGAGGGAACCTTCAAGGGTTAGGGATTTAATTTCAACGGCCTTAGTGATTGTTGCCGTGAACAGTTTAATTTGGACAGCAATTCTATTCTTAGAAGCAGGGAATATTTCTCAAGTTTTCAAAGATGAGAGGCTGGTTCATGCTCTGCAGATAGTAGTTTTTGCTCTACCTTTTTGGGCGTTAACCACTGTGATAATTTCTATTTCTCATGGATTTGGAAGGGTCAGGGAGCAGGTTTATTTTCAGAATATAATTTATCCGACTGTATTTTTGGTTCTTGTTTTAATTGGGGTACTCTTGAACTCCTCGTTTACTTATGTGTTTCTTGCCTACGTCATTGCGCAGGGTTTAACACTCTTAGCCTTGACCTTTAGCGTGTGGAGAATTAGGCTTTTTCAATTTAGACTCTCGCCAAATTTAAATCTTGGGAAGATGCTAGTTCTTTTCTCCATCCCACTTATGTTCTCGGGTGTTCTAAACTTCCTGATGACGTGGACGGATACATTAATGTTAGGTTATTATAAAAGCTCAGAAATTGTTGGGGTATACAATGCCGCCGCTCCTTTAGCAAGACTTATTCCCATCTTTTTAGCTTCAACTTCAGTTTTATATGTCCCGATAGCATCAAGACTCTATGCTCAGGGAAAGCTTAAGGAGCTGGGCAGAACTTATCAAATATTAACGAAATGGACATTTTTACTGACTCTTCCCTTGTTCAGTATGATGTTTCTATTCCCTGAAGCTGTGATCTACTTCCTCTTTGGAGAAAAATATGTTTCAGCGGCTTCAGCGCTTCAGATTTTAGCTTTGGGTTTTATGTTTCACACATTTTTAGGATTGAATGGGTTGAGCTTAGTTGTTATTGGGCAGCCAAAGCTTAACATGATTGGGGATACGTTTGCAGTTATTTCTAATGTTGTACTAAACATTCTTTTAATACCAAAGTACGGGATAGTAGGAGCGGCTGTGGCGACTGCTGTTTCTTATTTTGTCGCCAATGTGTTTAGGTCGTTCTGGCTTTATCAAAGGACTAAAATCCATCCTTTCAGCTGGAACTACGTGAAACCTTTGATCATTAGTTTTGTTTTATTGGGGATAATTGAGAGTTTGCACTTAAAAGTGCCGAATATATGGTATGCGATTCCAGTTTTGGTTGTGTTCTTGGCAGTTTACTTCTTTTTAGTACTCTTAAGTAAGAGTGTGGATAAAGAAGATGTTGAGCTGTTTTTAGCAATAGAACAAAAGTTGGGATTTGATGTAAAAATAATAGAGAAAATTTTAAGGAGGTTTGTTTAG
- a CDS encoding helix-turn-helix domain-containing protein: MDVKDLIKKGESETIEFKRKLNDSVYKTLSAFANTDGGILLLGVSNDGKVFGFSGDLDSLARSIRHNLRINPSIKVEEIGGKKVVIIDVSKSPVPISFKGRYYKRVGAQTVEMGWEDLQRFFLQKSGITWDSLPSSATLEDLDEETIRKFVHMARNRLPYINENEDVESILDKLGLLEDGKITNAALLLFGKEPQRYYIQAKVRIGRFKDPITIIDDKEIGGNLFTQVEEVMKVIMSHIGVRYEFEGELRRKEIWDYPLDALREAIINALIHRDYTDPSNVQIKIFDDSIWIWNPGELPPGIVIEDLKKETHPSKLRNPKIAQVFYYAGLIERWGTGTFKIVRLCLENGLPEPEFREEAGGFVVLLRKDIYTEDYLRKLGLNDRQIRAVLYVKKKGRISNKEYQGLFGVSKPTASRELDSLVKKGILKRVGVTGRGTYYMLKGSKVS; this comes from the coding sequence ATGGATGTTAAAGACCTGATTAAGAAAGGCGAGAGTGAAACCATTGAGTTTAAGCGGAAGCTGAATGATTCTGTTTACAAGACGCTGTCAGCATTTGCTAACACTGACGGTGGGATTTTGCTCCTTGGTGTTAGCAATGATGGTAAGGTTTTTGGCTTTTCTGGGGACTTAGATAGTTTAGCCAGATCAATAAGGCACAATCTTAGAATAAATCCGTCCATAAAAGTTGAAGAGATTGGTGGAAAGAAAGTTGTCATTATTGACGTTTCTAAATCACCTGTTCCAATTTCATTTAAGGGGAGATATTATAAAAGGGTTGGAGCCCAGACCGTTGAGATGGGCTGGGAGGATTTGCAGAGATTCTTCCTTCAGAAATCTGGGATCACGTGGGATTCTCTGCCATCTTCTGCAACGTTGGAAGATCTGGATGAGGAAACTATCAGAAAGTTCGTTCATATGGCTAGAAATAGGTTGCCATACATCAATGAAAACGAGGACGTTGAGTCAATTCTCGATAAACTGGGGCTTTTGGAAGATGGGAAGATAACCAACGCTGCGCTACTGCTCTTTGGAAAAGAGCCGCAGAGGTATTATATCCAAGCTAAGGTCAGAATAGGGCGCTTTAAGGATCCGATAACAATCATAGACGACAAAGAGATTGGAGGAAATCTCTTTACCCAAGTTGAAGAAGTCATGAAAGTGATAATGAGCCATATTGGAGTTAGGTATGAGTTTGAGGGGGAGCTGAGGAGAAAGGAAATCTGGGATTATCCCTTAGATGCCCTTAGGGAAGCCATAATAAACGCCCTGATTCACAGGGACTACACTGACCCGAGCAACGTGCAGATTAAGATTTTTGATGACTCCATCTGGATCTGGAATCCTGGGGAACTACCTCCTGGAATTGTTATTGAAGATTTAAAAAAGGAAACACATCCTTCCAAGCTGAGAAACCCCAAGATTGCTCAGGTTTTCTACTATGCCGGACTGATCGAGAGGTGGGGAACAGGAACGTTTAAGATAGTTCGTCTCTGTCTGGAGAATGGTTTACCCGAGCCTGAGTTTAGGGAGGAGGCTGGGGGATTTGTGGTTCTTTTGAGAAAGGATATTTATACTGAAGATTACCTGAGAAAGCTGGGTTTAAATGACAGGCAGATTAGAGCTGTGCTCTATGTAAAGAAGAAGGGGAGGATTAGCAATAAGGAGTATCAGGGATTGTTTGGAGTATCAAAACCGACAGCTTCCAGAGAACTGGACAGTCTTGTCAAGAAAGGGATTTTAAAAAGAGTCGGAGTTACGGGAAGGGGTACTTACTATATGCTAAAGGGCTCAAAGGTATCATAA
- a CDS encoding type II toxin-antitoxin system VapC family toxin yields the protein MRFIDSNVFLYAMIKPKKDTSKDLLNKKEKAKKILLRVENGEKVVTTLIHLSEIANILETKVNLTTAVRFLENLLLAENVKILPVSVEEYLKAVLFSKEKGISVNDALAYLKMKELNIKEIYTFDRHFQNLDVEIIQE from the coding sequence ATGAGGTTCATTGACAGCAATGTTTTTCTTTATGCGATGATAAAGCCAAAAAAGGATACAAGTAAGGACCTTCTTAACAAGAAAGAAAAAGCCAAAAAGATCCTTCTAAGGGTTGAAAATGGAGAGAAAGTTGTGACAACATTGATACACTTAAGTGAGATTGCAAACATCTTGGAGACAAAGGTAAATCTCACAACTGCGGTAAGATTTTTAGAAAACCTACTCCTCGCTGAGAATGTTAAAATTCTCCCCGTATCTGTGGAGGAATATTTGAAAGCAGTTCTGTTTTCTAAAGAAAAAGGAATAAGTGTAAATGACGCCCTAGCTTATCTCAAAATGAAAGAACTCAACATTAAAGAGATATACACGTTTGACAGACATTTTCAGAACTTAGACGTTGAGATAATCCAAGAGTAG
- a CDS encoding AbrB/MazE/SpoVT family DNA-binding domain-containing protein, protein MSMEVKRIDSQGRIVLPKEWRKRWGNEVILIEFEDKIEILPRRRPKLSEFFDIIEVEDIGEDIEKELLKELAEEYE, encoded by the coding sequence ATGAGCATGGAAGTTAAGCGGATTGATAGTCAGGGAAGAATTGTTTTACCAAAAGAATGGCGGAAAAGGTGGGGTAATGAGGTAATCCTAATTGAATTCGAGGATAAGATAGAGATTTTACCAAGGAGAAGGCCAAAACTTTCAGAGTTCTTCGATATAATCGAGGTGGAAGATATTGGGGAGGACATTGAAAAAGAACTTTTGAAAGAACTTGCGGAGGAGTATGAATGA
- a CDS encoding sugar nucleotide-binding protein, giving the protein MRQYTKDIARALGELLRLRPSFGIYHMVNEGYCSWYESTKAIFGILGWDVRVKPINSSELKRLAKRPKFSALKNEKLEKLLKMKHWRETLGEYLKEKGYL; this is encoded by the coding sequence TTGAGGCAATATACCAAGGACATCGCGAGGGCTCTGGGGGAGCTTTTAAGGCTAAGACCGAGCTTTGGCATCTACCACATGGTGAATGAAGGATATTGTAGTTGGTATGAATCCACTAAGGCGATATTTGGGATTCTGGGCTGGGATGTTAGAGTGAAGCCTATAAACTCAAGTGAGCTTAAGAGGTTGGCAAAGAGGCCGAAGTTTTCAGCGTTAAAGAATGAGAAGCTGGAAAAATTGCTGAAGATGAAACATTGGAGAGAAACTTTGGGAGAGTATTTGAAGGAGAAAGGATATCTCTAG
- a CDS encoding cbb3-type cytochrome c oxidase subunit II translates to MGKVVITLNVPDGMEDVVKSFLEKEAKLIVKRLSKADFKSTFGILKGKRKSVNEIEADIYAEWEV, encoded by the coding sequence GTGGGCAAAGTTGTGATCACACTTAATGTTCCAGATGGTATGGAGGATGTTGTTAAGTCCTTCCTTGAGAAAGAGGCAAAGTTAATTGTGAAAAGGCTTTCAAAGGCTGATTTTAAGAGTACGTTTGGGATTTTAAAGGGAAAAAGGAAAAGCGTTAATGAGATTGAGGCTGATATTTATGCCGAGTGGGAGGTTTAG
- a CDS encoding dTDP-4-dehydrorhamnose 3,5-epimerase, protein MQTYRKPSFEKAGIKGDFIQDNHSATLHIEELRPRLPCAK, encoded by the coding sequence ATGCAGACTTACAGGAAGCCTAGCTTCGAAAAAGCTGGAATAAAGGGGGATTTTATTCAGGATAACCACTCAGCAACTCTACATATCGAGGAGCTTCGCCCACGGCTTCCTTGTGCTAAGTGA
- a CDS encoding PIN domain-containing protein, giving the protein MTKTPTEHLQISDFSLYSIGIILFRQKKYTVFSDFVEDVLLEGGVTLLRLSPFDFGSVINAAERFNLDFDDAYQYTLARKYNLKIVSFDSDFDKTYIGRLLPAQALRR; this is encoded by the coding sequence TTGACAAAAACGCCAACAGAACATTTACAAATTTCAGACTTTTCTCTTTATTCTATTGGAATAATTTTGTTCAGACAGAAAAAATATACCGTCTTTTCAGATTTTGTGGAAGATGTCCTTTTGGAAGGAGGAGTGACACTTTTGCGGCTGTCTCCTTTTGACTTTGGAAGCGTTATTAATGCAGCGGAGAGATTCAATCTGGACTTTGACGATGCATACCAATACACCTTGGCCAGAAAATATAATCTTAAGATTGTAAGCTTTGATTCCGATTTTGATAAAACCTATATAGGAAGGTTGCTCCCTGCTCAAGCTCTTCGAAGATAG
- a CDS encoding DUF2281 domain-containing protein, which yields MTMENAYELFQKLPDDLKREVIDYIEFLLEKKAKKKRGQLKLTWKGALEELRDKYSSVELQHKALEWWG from the coding sequence ATGACAATGGAAAATGCGTATGAACTTTTCCAAAAGTTACCTGATGATCTCAAGAGAGAAGTTATAGACTATATAGAATTTTTGTTAGAAAAGAAAGCGAAGAAAAAGCGAGGACAGCTCAAACTTACATGGAAAGGAGCCTTAGAAGAATTAAGAGATAAGTACTCTTCTGTAGAACTTCAACATAAAGCTCTTGAATGGTGGGGGTAG
- a CDS encoding sugar nucleotide-binding protein has product MKSSEYPTKARRPKFSALSIEKIKRYGIKMRHWKNALRAYLIEKGYIKH; this is encoded by the coding sequence ATAAAGTCCTCTGAATATCCAACGAAGGCCAGGAGGCCAAAGTTCTCAGCCTTAAGCATTGAGAAGATAAAGAGGTATGGGATTAAAATGAGGCACTGGAAGAATGCTTTGAGGGCATACCTAATTGAAAAGGGGTATATAAAACATTAG